The DNA region tttgattgtgacgtcatcgatggCAGTGTCGCCGTATATGCCGCCCGTCGCTCGggcgaggaagagaaagtgGAAGGTCGGCGACGTGACGTTCATTGGATAGATTTGGGCGAGTTTCCAGCTGTTGCCTTGGTCACCGTAGAGACTCCAGACGGGAGAACGAGAGACGACGCCTTTGTCAAAAGTCTCCTCAACGTAGACCTGCAACAAAGACACCCATATAATATATTCATATATTTAGGTTAGGTTACTTACTTCAAGAGATCCCACTGTTGATCCGTACATATGGTACCAGAATTCGAGCATGCATGCCTCGCAGGCCAATTCGGTCTTATTGTACTCGGGACTTCTTAGAATTGCCACGTCATTGGGATTAACACTGACAAAGAAGCCCGTTTGGACGTACATGTAAAACCCTACGCGCAGCAAATCAACGTCACAAAATGATGAAATCGATTATATGCTCGCACCAGATGACGTGCCGGTAGTGTGATCGCTATCCGGTCCAGTATTGAACCCGGGAGTGCCCCCGTTATTGCGCTGTCAGTTGAAATTGTCCTCGTTCTCTTCATAGAAACCGCACATGTCGTGATCGAACGCACACGTTGCGCACAAACCGGGAGACTTCGTCGGCGGAACGAACGTCTTAttatctaaaaaatcaataattaattacgaaTACAATATACTGTGCGCTTTAATTACAGCAGCACATGACGCCACCGgcgtcgctcgacgtcaaacGCGAGCATCCGGAAAAAGTGGAAAGATGCGTGTACGAAGTAGCGCCGGGCCAGAAAGCCCCATCACACCTAACCTTCGACTGATCGGTGCATGAAAGCCCACAGCACAACGGCTCGTCGCAATCAACGTCATAATGCGTGCAACCGTAGTCTATGTTAGCTCGTGGCTTTTCGCACACATTTTGGCGCATGCTGCAGTGATTGATTCCGGCACTGAAGCGTACGTAGCCGGCCGTCTTGCATGCGGCACTGTTAATTAACCCGGGAATTTCGCCGGCAATTCCGCCGTAGCCGCACACTTGCCATCCGTTAGCTGAATCGCAAACGTCGGCGGGAGCGACGCATTCCACgctcgttccgtcgtcgaattggttGCCACAGTGACGGCGCGTCGGTCGATCGCGCAGACTCTTTAAGCCGTCCCAGTCGCCGAGGCAACCGGCAACGTTGGCCTGACTGAAAAATCCTTCGCGACTTCCGTCAGCGCAACCCGTTTTAagaactaaaagaaaatctttAATTagtaataa from Oscarella lobularis chromosome 19, ooOscLobu1.1, whole genome shotgun sequence includes:
- the LOC136198403 gene encoding MAM and LDL-receptor class A domain-containing protein 2-like isoform X2, which produces MFIDQFKGQAEVRGPVTGDCTFETGSCFWNNVICDDDDWLINKGLTPSFSTGPSVDHTKSTKKGHYLYYEAGRFFSQLKKGRRAILESPNIKATPSSCIIKLWYHMFGNQMGSLLIYLKSDTGFRLLTKIVGNQGNVWQMTNLTLISFTDFRVHIIASRGEGEKSDIAIDDISFSGCRFDSSTSNTYCSQVLKTGCADGSREGFFSQANVAGCLGDWDGLKSLRDRPTRRHCGNQFDDGTSVECVAPADVCDSANGWQVCGYGGIAGEIPGLINSAACKTAGYVRFSAGINHCSMRQNVCEKPRANIDYGCTHYDVDCDEPLCCGLSCTDQSKVRCDGAFWPGATSYTHLSTFSGCSRLTSSDAGGVMCCYNKTFVPPTKSPGLCATCAFDHDMCGFYEENEDNFN
- the LOC136198403 gene encoding MAM and LDL-receptor class A domain-containing protein 2-like isoform X1; this encodes MEFTCRWRAFATLFALFWANSQAEVRGPVTGDCTFETGSCFWNNVICDDDDWLINKGLTPSFSTGPSVDHTKSTKKGHYLYYEAGRFFSQLKKGRRAILESPNIKATPSSCIIKLWYHMFGNQMGSLLIYLKSDTGFRLLTKIVGNQGNVWQMTNLTLISFTDFRVHIIASRGEGEKSDIAIDDISFSGCRFDSSTSNTYCSQVLKTGCADGSREGFFSQANVAGCLGDWDGLKSLRDRPTRRHCGNQFDDGTSVECVAPADVCDSANGWQVCGYGGIAGEIPGLINSAACKTAGYVRFSAGINHCSMRQNVCEKPRANIDYGCTHYDVDCDEPLCCGLSCTDQSKVRCDGAFWPGATSYTHLSTFSGCSRLTSSDAGGVMCCYNKTFVPPTKSPGLCATCAFDHDMCGFYEENEDNFN